A part of Halomarina litorea genomic DNA contains:
- a CDS encoding NAD-dependent epimerase/dehydratase family protein, with product MSASIGRIAVFGGGGFIGSHLTRRLLANGYHLDVVDISSEKIGDVLGHDRLQFHELDIYEPENDAACAAIVERSDLVVDLIAYANPEQYVAMPLEVVDLNLFQNLKIVEDCIEAETRLIQFSTCEVYGMLGNRTGDDTVFDEDTSNLIMGPVGNQRWIYATAKQLLERMVYAHGERDGLDWTIVRPFNFIGPEMDYIIESPDEGTPRVFASFMSALMYDHPMFLVDGGKNMRTFTHIEDAIDALELIIENEGGRYTREVVNIGTPGNETTIRGFADLMRDIYREESPDGRLPPMREVDGEEYYGEGYEDCDRRIPGVDKLREAGWTPRYDLRATLENAMRYYIDKYELERAPSPALSD from the coding sequence ATGAGCGCCTCCATCGGCCGCATCGCCGTCTTCGGCGGGGGCGGGTTCATCGGCTCGCACCTCACGCGTCGACTCCTCGCGAACGGCTACCACCTCGACGTCGTCGACATCTCCTCGGAGAAGATCGGTGACGTCCTCGGTCACGACCGACTCCAGTTCCACGAACTCGACATCTACGAACCGGAGAACGACGCGGCCTGCGCGGCCATCGTCGAACGCTCGGACCTCGTCGTCGACCTCATCGCCTACGCAAACCCCGAACAGTACGTCGCGATGCCCCTGGAGGTGGTCGACCTCAACCTCTTTCAGAACCTGAAGATCGTCGAGGACTGCATCGAGGCGGAGACGCGCCTCATCCAGTTCTCGACGTGCGAGGTGTACGGGATGCTCGGCAACCGGACGGGCGACGACACGGTGTTCGACGAGGACACCTCGAACCTCATCATGGGGCCAGTCGGCAACCAGCGCTGGATCTACGCCACCGCCAAGCAACTGCTCGAACGCATGGTGTACGCCCACGGCGAACGGGACGGCCTCGACTGGACCATCGTCCGCCCGTTCAACTTCATCGGGCCGGAGATGGACTACATCATCGAGTCGCCCGACGAGGGCACTCCCCGGGTGTTCGCGAGTTTCATGTCGGCGCTCATGTACGACCACCCGATGTTCCTCGTCGACGGCGGGAAGAACATGCGGACGTTCACCCACATCGAGGACGCCATCGACGCCCTCGAACTCATCATCGAGAACGAGGGCGGCCGCTACACCCGCGAGGTGGTCAACATCGGCACGCCCGGTAACGAGACCACCATCCGCGGGTTCGCCGACCTGATGCGCGACATCTACCGCGAGGAGAGCCCCGACGGGAGGCTCCCACCGATGCGAGAGGTCGACGGCGAGGAGTACTACGGCGAGGGCTACGAGGACTGCGACCGCCGGATTCCGGGCGTCGACAAACTCCGCGAGGCGGGGTGGACCCCCCGGTACGACCTCCGCGCCACCCTGGAGAACGCGATGCGCTACTACATCGACAAGTACGAACTGGAACGCGCGCCCAGCCCCGCGCTCTCGGACTGA
- a CDS encoding glycosyltransferase family 4 protein: MSAESHRGDGTDRSVAILGALTHDHPANEDPAAGFGHPTHQGFAESVGADPIGFETAVGPPLDATMLGDVLTCLRRPSTIPEYDVYITENSRLLYAVPFVKAAHPDATVVYLATDYILYGMNCYALDRSLGSLPKYVDRRVEVALLRSLARRYVDAAVAASPFAADFVRPFLGSETPIRTVAPFVQPSVFDRLGAVDPDLDSQRVVFVGNEIADCKGVDLLVAAWETVRERFPDARLTIVGGGHPPEYDERPGVDLRGFVDHTDLPEVLAAHALYVQPSRVDPHPVSALEALRAGLPVVATHTTGTREEVRAVDPSLVVDPTADAIAGGIVSYLSRTRDARQRLSERARERGARFDKESAQAAFRRAFEGVLADAA; the protein is encoded by the coding sequence ATGAGTGCCGAGTCGCACCGAGGGGACGGGACCGACCGGTCGGTCGCCATCCTCGGCGCGCTGACTCACGACCACCCGGCGAACGAGGACCCCGCGGCGGGGTTCGGCCACCCGACCCACCAGGGGTTCGCCGAGAGCGTCGGTGCCGACCCCATCGGGTTCGAGACGGCCGTCGGCCCGCCGCTCGACGCGACGATGCTCGGCGACGTCCTCACCTGCCTGCGCCGCCCGTCGACGATTCCCGAGTACGACGTGTACATCACCGAGAACTCACGGCTCCTCTACGCGGTGCCGTTCGTGAAGGCGGCCCACCCCGACGCCACCGTGGTCTACCTCGCGACCGACTACATCCTCTACGGGATGAACTGCTACGCCCTCGACCGCTCGCTCGGTTCCCTCCCGAAGTACGTCGACCGGCGGGTCGAGGTGGCCCTGCTCCGGTCGCTGGCGAGGCGGTACGTCGACGCCGCCGTCGCCGCCTCGCCGTTCGCCGCCGACTTCGTCCGCCCGTTTCTCGGGAGCGAGACGCCCATCCGCACCGTCGCGCCGTTCGTCCAGCCGTCCGTGTTCGACCGCCTCGGTGCGGTCGACCCCGACCTCGACTCGCAGCGCGTGGTGTTCGTCGGCAACGAGATCGCGGACTGCAAGGGCGTCGACCTGCTCGTCGCGGCGTGGGAGACGGTCCGCGAGCGGTTCCCGGACGCGCGGCTCACCATCGTCGGCGGCGGTCACCCGCCCGAGTACGACGAGCGTCCCGGCGTGGACCTGCGCGGGTTCGTCGACCACACCGACCTCCCCGAGGTGCTCGCGGCCCACGCGCTGTACGTCCAGCCCTCGCGCGTCGACCCGCACCCGGTCAGCGCGCTCGAAGCCCTCCGCGCCGGCCTCCCGGTGGTGGCGACGCACACGACGGGCACGCGCGAGGAGGTACGGGCCGTCGACCCGTCGCTCGTCGTCGACCCGACCGCCGACGCCATCGCCGGGGGAATCGTCTCGTACCTCTCGCGCACGCGAGATGCGCGCCAGCGGCTCTCCGAGCGAGCACGGGAGCGCGGCGCGCGATTCGACAAGGAGTCCGCACAGGCCGCGTTCAGGCGCGCCTTCGAGGGCGTCCTCGCCGACGCCGCCTGA
- a CDS encoding class I SAM-dependent methyltransferase, producing MCDTSQWLFRRMECPECKSPIDSTALRRNDRQRVEYGLLDCACATYPVVAGVAVLRTDALTQTAAEHVASREFETARSVLLNLPGRVPGRSACGTVLSRLGSAGHPAVRALAAYHRASGRSDEEVGAWRTFEDAATALVGSDDPGFYFDEYLTFRPLEQSFWNLHALLPLFHDAPGPLLDFAGGAGHASDLVARTTGTRTCTVDVNFRTLFLYTRFVNRQQPAVVIGEGADLPFFDDAFGTTLNVDGLHFVPNRFAMSGELERVTAADGLVALLHQHTDDQARISGTALPTAEQTRGFDREAVVVPERDVVEPFVRAVDEGGGSIELHDRRDGADGGDVNVLFGADVDDDTVDIPVERRVHPLLDWAGPVTVNHAYEVTTDGGSLHLERRPLSPVFREEFDRTMAHTDEAYVVSLDDVDARRSLLARGVLTVLPERYVGRPVVGDG from the coding sequence ATGTGTGACACCAGTCAGTGGCTCTTCCGGCGCATGGAGTGCCCGGAGTGCAAGAGTCCCATCGACTCGACCGCGCTCCGGCGCAACGACCGACAGCGCGTCGAATACGGGCTGCTCGACTGCGCGTGTGCGACCTATCCCGTCGTTGCCGGCGTCGCTGTCCTTCGGACCGACGCGCTGACACAGACGGCCGCCGAACACGTCGCCAGCCGGGAGTTCGAGACGGCACGGTCGGTCCTGCTGAACCTCCCGGGGCGAGTCCCCGGAAGGTCGGCCTGTGGGACGGTCCTCTCCCGTCTGGGGTCCGCCGGGCATCCGGCGGTGCGGGCCCTCGCAGCGTACCACCGGGCGAGCGGTCGTTCCGACGAGGAGGTCGGCGCGTGGCGGACGTTCGAGGACGCGGCGACGGCGCTCGTCGGGTCCGACGACCCCGGGTTCTACTTCGACGAATACCTCACGTTCCGACCGCTCGAACAGAGCTTCTGGAACCTCCACGCCCTCTTGCCCCTGTTCCACGACGCCCCCGGACCGCTTCTGGACTTCGCCGGCGGTGCCGGGCACGCCTCGGACCTCGTCGCCCGAACGACGGGCACCCGGACTTGCACCGTGGACGTGAACTTCCGGACGCTGTTCCTCTACACTCGATTCGTGAACCGCCAGCAGCCGGCCGTCGTCATCGGCGAGGGGGCTGACCTCCCGTTCTTCGACGACGCCTTCGGGACGACGCTCAACGTCGACGGCCTCCACTTCGTCCCCAACCGCTTCGCCATGAGCGGCGAACTCGAACGCGTGACGGCGGCAGACGGCCTCGTCGCCCTGCTCCACCAGCACACGGACGACCAAGCCCGCATCAGTGGAACGGCGCTCCCGACCGCAGAGCAGACGCGGGGGTTCGACCGCGAGGCCGTCGTCGTCCCCGAACGGGACGTCGTCGAACCGTTCGTCCGGGCGGTCGACGAAGGAGGTGGGTCTATCGAACTCCACGACCGACGGGACGGGGCGGACGGCGGGGACGTCAACGTTCTCTTCGGTGCCGACGTGGACGACGACACGGTGGATATTCCCGTCGAGCGACGGGTCCATCCGTTGCTCGACTGGGCGGGGCCGGTTACGGTCAACCACGCGTACGAAGTGACGACCGACGGAGGTAGCCTGCACCTCGAGCGCCGGCCTCTGAGTCCCGTCTTCCGCGAGGAGTTCGACCGCACGATGGCACACACCGACGAGGCGTACGTCGTCTCCCTCGACGACGTGGATGCGAGGCGCTCGTTGCTCGCTCGCGGCGTCCTGACCGTGCTCCCGGAGCGATACGTTGGTCGACCGGTGGTCGGAGATGGATGA
- a CDS encoding glucosamine inositolphosphorylceramide transferase family protein has translation MDERLLPLHRRLFRRIRRTPTSATVAHVLAHGRARGGDWRDDWRGYAQWGRPGDGTGGRDDVRANGPTTVPLPDREPFVTSASQLTARPILTARDVTDWGRADFVADPFLFLGDDLHLFVEVCNYDRTPEAAIGHATSPDGGRTWEYDRVVLAGDRHLSYPYAFSWDGEHYLLPEVGGRTGTAVWLFRADAFPYRWRRVACLVSPPHNTDDHVLFRWGGRWWLLVGDQTRGSLYAYYSDRLDASEWTAHEANPVVSGRPEGSRPAGRPVVFEDRILLFLQDCTSHYGHQVRAYEITHLSPTAYRDREHLASPALAPRRERAWAAGRTHHIDPWYVGDGWLCAVDGDVSDRLRRVTDDRWSVGLAFLPTPRGSEGSP, from the coding sequence ATGGATGAACGTCTCCTTCCCCTCCACCGGCGGCTCTTCCGTCGCATCCGTCGAACGCCGACGAGCGCGACGGTGGCACACGTGCTGGCTCACGGGCGGGCGCGTGGCGGCGACTGGCGCGACGACTGGCGGGGCTACGCCCAGTGGGGCCGACCCGGGGACGGGACCGGCGGACGTGACGACGTCCGCGCGAACGGGCCGACCACGGTTCCGCTCCCTGACCGGGAACCGTTCGTGACCAGCGCGTCGCAACTCACCGCCCGGCCGATTCTGACAGCCAGAGACGTGACCGACTGGGGGAGGGCCGACTTCGTGGCCGACCCGTTCCTCTTCCTCGGCGACGACCTCCACCTGTTCGTCGAAGTGTGCAACTACGACCGGACGCCGGAGGCGGCCATCGGCCACGCCACATCGCCCGACGGCGGGCGGACGTGGGAGTACGACCGCGTCGTCCTCGCCGGTGACCGGCACCTCTCGTACCCGTACGCGTTCTCGTGGGACGGCGAGCACTACCTGCTCCCGGAAGTGGGTGGTCGGACGGGCACGGCCGTGTGGCTGTTCCGAGCGGACGCGTTTCCCTACCGGTGGCGGCGGGTCGCGTGCCTCGTCTCGCCCCCGCACAACACCGACGACCACGTGCTGTTCAGGTGGGGTGGACGCTGGTGGCTGCTCGTCGGCGACCAAACGCGAGGGTCGTTGTACGCGTACTATAGCGACCGCCTCGACGCGTCGGAGTGGACGGCGCACGAGGCCAACCCCGTCGTCTCCGGGCGCCCCGAGGGGTCCCGCCCGGCCGGGAGGCCAGTCGTGTTCGAGGACCGCATCCTCCTGTTCCTCCAGGACTGTACCAGTCACTACGGTCACCAGGTCCGGGCCTACGAGATTACGCACCTCTCGCCGACGGCGTACCGCGACCGTGAACACCTCGCATCACCGGCGCTGGCCCCGCGCCGCGAGCGAGCGTGGGCGGCCGGTCGGACCCATCATATCGACCCCTGGTACGTCGGCGACGGCTGGCTCTGTGCAGTTGACGGCGACGTATCGGACCGGCTACGACGGGTCACGGACGACCGATGGAGCGTCGGCCTCGCGTTCCTCCCGACCCCCCGAGGGAGTGAGGGGTCGCCGTAG
- a CDS encoding sugar phosphate nucleotidyltransferase codes for MKAVVPTAGRGTRLYPHTHTKPKPMVRLAGRPILGHILENLRPTRVEEVVLVVGGPMREQVVEYAERHFADRFEFTFAHQERAEGLGHSIYQTESYVDGEPVLVALGDMLFQSGYAAFLDAHDRLGGVDASVGVKRVDAPEHYGVVELDGDRVIGLVEKPDDPPSNLAISGVYVVDDTPALFDALSHLVDNDLRGAGGEFQLTDALALMVERGSTLGTFPVEDWYDCGRPGTLLEANKVTLDRRAAARSDGSGGKHFREGDGAVVIEPVDIGENVEIHQSVVGPYVSVDDGTTITTSRVRDSIVGRNSTLRGVNLETSIVGDATEIVGKTNSLNVGDNSSLEL; via the coding sequence ATGAAAGCCGTTGTCCCGACTGCCGGGAGAGGGACCCGTCTGTACCCCCACACGCACACCAAGCCGAAGCCGATGGTGCGACTCGCCGGTCGTCCCATCCTCGGGCACATCCTCGAGAACCTCCGCCCGACGCGCGTGGAGGAGGTGGTACTCGTCGTCGGCGGGCCGATGCGCGAACAGGTCGTCGAGTACGCAGAGCGCCACTTCGCCGACCGCTTCGAGTTCACGTTCGCCCACCAGGAGCGCGCCGAGGGCCTCGGCCACAGCATCTACCAGACCGAGTCGTACGTCGACGGGGAGCCCGTGCTCGTCGCGCTCGGGGACATGCTGTTCCAGAGCGGCTACGCCGCGTTCCTCGACGCCCACGACCGACTGGGCGGCGTCGACGCCAGCGTCGGCGTCAAGCGCGTCGACGCCCCGGAACACTACGGCGTGGTCGAACTCGACGGCGACCGGGTGATCGGCCTCGTCGAGAAGCCCGACGATCCGCCGTCGAACCTCGCTATCAGTGGCGTCTACGTCGTCGACGACACGCCCGCCCTCTTCGACGCCCTCTCGCACCTCGTCGACAACGACCTGCGCGGTGCGGGCGGCGAGTTCCAGCTCACCGACGCGCTGGCCCTGATGGTCGAGCGCGGGAGCACCCTCGGCACCTTCCCCGTCGAGGACTGGTACGACTGCGGCCGGCCGGGGACCCTGCTCGAGGCGAACAAGGTCACGCTCGACCGGCGGGCGGCGGCGCGAAGCGACGGCAGCGGCGGGAAGCACTTCCGCGAGGGCGACGGCGCCGTCGTCATCGAACCCGTCGACATCGGCGAGAACGTGGAGATACACCAGAGCGTCGTCGGCCCCTACGTGAGCGTCGACGACGGGACGACCATCACGACGAGTCGCGTCCGCGACAGCATCGTCGGGCGTAACTCGACGCTCCGCGGCGTGAACCTCGAAACCAGCATCGTCGGCGACGCCACCGAAATCGTCGGGAAGACGAACAGCCTCAACGTCGGCGACAACAGTTCTCTCGAACTATAG
- a CDS encoding glycosyltransferase family 2 protein, with protein MSESADTSDPRVAVLVLNYDGRERLEAYLPSLVDLDYVNYRVYVVDNASTDDSVAFVRESFPSVSVVEHPENYGISRGLNEGVRALPDGEDFDYLWLLNNDVKAAPDSLSRLVAHLKSRREVGVAFPRINDMGTETIQSLGQHYDVFAHSPPMDRGLETPSDPEPREVPFNIGAAILISRAAWEATGGYDSGNFVYGCDTYLCLQSWLRGYHVETVPTAVVYHEPGDKIVDSTMDAFHTARSDTRVHLTTLSAGSLAKGFAGFCGLIAAAAAKDVLVRRRPELARARFAGLASAFKDLPTVLRNRRRVQRERVYPDERFLSPVTGKRGLW; from the coding sequence ATGAGCGAGAGCGCAGACACGTCCGACCCGCGGGTCGCCGTCCTCGTCCTGAACTACGATGGGCGCGAGCGACTGGAGGCGTACCTGCCGTCGCTCGTGGACCTCGACTACGTGAACTACCGGGTGTACGTCGTGGACAACGCCTCGACCGACGACAGCGTCGCGTTCGTCCGCGAGTCGTTCCCGTCGGTGTCCGTCGTCGAGCACCCCGAGAACTACGGCATCTCGCGGGGGCTCAACGAGGGCGTGCGGGCGCTCCCCGACGGGGAGGACTTCGACTACCTCTGGTTGCTCAACAACGACGTGAAGGCGGCGCCCGACTCGCTCTCCCGCCTCGTCGCCCACCTGAAGTCCAGACGGGAGGTGGGCGTCGCCTTCCCCCGCATCAACGACATGGGCACCGAGACCATCCAATCGCTCGGCCAGCACTACGACGTGTTCGCCCACTCCCCGCCGATGGACCGGGGGCTGGAGACGCCGAGCGACCCCGAACCCCGGGAGGTGCCGTTCAACATCGGTGCGGCCATCCTCATCTCGCGGGCGGCGTGGGAGGCGACCGGCGGCTACGACAGCGGCAACTTCGTCTACGGCTGTGACACCTACCTCTGCTTGCAGTCGTGGCTCAGGGGCTACCACGTCGAGACGGTCCCCACGGCCGTCGTCTACCACGAACCGGGCGACAAGATCGTCGACTCGACGATGGACGCCTTCCACACCGCCCGGTCGGACACGCGGGTCCACCTCACGACGCTCTCGGCCGGGTCGCTCGCGAAGGGGTTCGCCGGCTTCTGCGGCCTCATCGCCGCCGCCGCCGCGAAGGACGTCCTCGTCCGCAGGCGCCCGGAACTCGCGCGGGCGCGGTTCGCCGGCCTCGCCTCCGCGTTCAAGGACCTCCCGACGGTTCTCCGGAACCGCAGGCGCGTCCAGCGCGAACGGGTCTACCCCGACGAGCGCTTCCTCAGCCCCGTCACCGGCAAGCGCGGACTCTGGTGA
- a CDS encoding class I SAM-dependent methyltransferase, with translation MPSFREAAHQATPSTDRVVGLAKRGISGSKSALGADVNLALWKERVEFALWRRDLLPFDRLYDRQYYAEMLGEAKLRDARAFCAALDRAFDPDTVVEFGCGPGRFLVPFEERGVTVHGLDRSTAAFEESPLPADRFTVHDLRDPYHVAEEFDIALCIEVLEHIPEEDADTVVRSIADAAPVAVVTAARPGQGGTHHVNEQLPAYWKERFAAAGMTYREYLTDDIARAVDPEELDWLQTNLLVFERS, from the coding sequence ATGCCATCGTTTCGGGAAGCGGCGCACCAGGCGACGCCATCCACGGACCGGGTCGTCGGTCTCGCGAAGCGCGGAATCAGCGGGTCGAAGTCGGCGCTGGGCGCGGACGTGAACCTCGCGCTGTGGAAGGAACGGGTCGAGTTCGCCCTCTGGCGGCGGGACCTGCTTCCCTTCGACCGCCTCTACGACCGGCAGTACTACGCCGAGATGCTCGGCGAGGCGAAACTCCGCGATGCGCGGGCGTTCTGTGCCGCCCTCGACCGGGCGTTCGACCCCGACACCGTCGTCGAGTTCGGCTGTGGCCCCGGGCGCTTTCTCGTCCCGTTCGAGGAGCGCGGCGTGACCGTCCACGGACTCGACCGGAGCACGGCGGCGTTCGAGGAGTCGCCGCTCCCCGCGGACCGCTTCACCGTCCACGACCTGCGCGACCCCTATCACGTCGCCGAGGAGTTCGACATCGCGCTCTGCATCGAGGTGCTCGAACACATCCCCGAGGAGGACGCCGACACCGTCGTGCGGTCCATCGCGGACGCGGCCCCCGTCGCCGTCGTCACCGCCGCCCGGCCGGGACAGGGCGGGACCCACCACGTCAACGAGCAGCTCCCGGCCTACTGGAAGGAGCGCTTCGCGGCCGCCGGGATGACCTACCGGGAGTACCTGACCGACGACATCGCGAGGGCCGTCGACCCGGAGGAGCTGGACTGGCTCCAGACGAACCTGCTGGTCTTCGAACGGTCATGA
- a CDS encoding NAD-dependent epimerase/dehydratase family protein, with translation MTRVLVTGGAGFIGSHVVDRLVSEGYAVTVLDSLDDQVHDGPPAYCNDDATYVWRDIRDRATLERLLDSADVVCHQASAVGVGQSMTEVERYVDVNSRGTAQLLDVVANGNVDLKKLVVASSMSLYGEGAYRCPDEGEVRHPSHRGREALRTGEWEPRCESCGAALEPVPTPETTPLDCTSVYGVTKRDQEELCLVVGEAYDVPTVALRYFNVYGPRQSLDNPYTGVCAIFSSRIKNGNAPLVFEDGRQSRDFVHVRDVAAANLAAIESDGADGQAVNVGTGRPRTVRDIAKTLVEGYGAEGLAPDVTGEFREGDIRHCYADTTRAEDALGFAASVPFEAGMRDLIEWGERQEATDDFETAYAELAERGLLDRASSPGRGK, from the coding sequence ATGACACGCGTTCTCGTCACCGGCGGTGCCGGGTTCATCGGTAGCCACGTCGTCGACCGACTCGTCTCGGAGGGGTACGCCGTGACCGTCCTCGACAGCCTCGACGACCAGGTCCACGACGGCCCCCCGGCGTACTGCAACGACGACGCCACCTACGTCTGGCGGGACATCCGCGACCGCGCGACCCTCGAACGACTGCTCGACAGCGCCGACGTCGTCTGCCACCAGGCGAGCGCCGTCGGCGTCGGCCAGTCGATGACCGAGGTGGAACGCTACGTCGACGTCAACAGTCGGGGGACCGCACAGTTGCTCGACGTCGTCGCGAACGGGAACGTGGACCTGAAGAAACTCGTCGTCGCCTCCTCGATGTCGCTCTACGGCGAGGGGGCCTACCGCTGTCCCGACGAGGGTGAGGTCCGCCACCCGTCCCACCGCGGGCGCGAGGCGCTCCGGACCGGCGAGTGGGAGCCGCGCTGCGAGTCGTGCGGGGCGGCGCTCGAACCGGTTCCGACGCCCGAGACGACGCCTCTCGACTGCACGAGCGTCTACGGCGTCACGAAGCGCGACCAAGAGGAACTCTGTCTCGTCGTCGGCGAGGCGTACGACGTGCCGACCGTCGCCCTGCGGTACTTCAACGTCTACGGCCCCCGGCAGTCGCTCGACAACCCCTACACCGGCGTCTGCGCCATCTTCTCCAGCCGCATCAAGAACGGTAACGCGCCGCTGGTCTTCGAGGACGGCCGCCAGTCGCGCGACTTCGTCCACGTGCGCGACGTGGCCGCAGCCAACCTCGCCGCCATCGAGTCCGACGGGGCCGACGGGCAGGCGGTGAACGTCGGGACGGGACGCCCCCGGACCGTCCGCGACATCGCGAAGACGCTGGTCGAGGGGTACGGTGCAGAGGGCCTCGCGCCCGACGTCACCGGCGAGTTCCGCGAGGGGGACATCCGCCACTGCTACGCCGACACGACGCGTGCGGAGGACGCCCTCGGTTTCGCGGCGAGCGTCCCGTTCGAGGCGGGGATGCGCGACCTGATCGAGTGGGGCGAGCGCCAGGAGGCGACGGACGACTTCGAGACGGCGTACGCGGAACTGGCGGAGCGCGGCCTCCTCGACCGGGCGTCCTCGCCGGGGCGGGGGAAGTGA
- a CDS encoding glycosyltransferase family 2 protein, which produces MARPSVAIVVLNYNGRGLLERYLPSILALDYDPVEVVVADNASTDDSLAFLADVEGVTVVETGGNVGYSQGYNRAAARLGDYDYLWLLDNDVRVEPDSLGRLVDHMEANPGTGLVVPRINDMGTDRIQSLGFHYDRFGRSFPKEAGRTIPSNPDPHPVTYGMGPAMLVRREVWEAVGGFDDRHFMYGDDDYLGLQTWLRGYRVEVVPESVVYHERENTDGSTLGAFDVYQDSWSRTRTYLKSLQASSLLVGLPVFCALVAARAGKDLAVRTSPGLAFHRLLGVYDALLEAPELLRDRRAIQRERVLADREFLDPVRGE; this is translated from the coding sequence ATGGCACGACCATCGGTAGCTATCGTCGTCCTCAACTACAACGGCCGGGGCCTGCTCGAACGGTACCTGCCGTCGATTCTCGCGCTCGACTACGACCCGGTGGAGGTGGTCGTCGCGGACAACGCCTCGACCGACGACAGCCTCGCGTTCCTCGCGGACGTCGAGGGGGTGACCGTCGTCGAGACGGGCGGCAACGTCGGCTACTCGCAGGGGTACAACCGGGCGGCGGCCCGACTGGGCGACTACGACTATCTCTGGTTGCTCGACAACGACGTGCGGGTGGAGCCGGACTCGCTCGGCCGCCTCGTCGACCACATGGAGGCGAACCCGGGGACGGGCCTCGTCGTCCCGCGCATCAACGACATGGGCACCGACCGCATCCAGTCGCTCGGCTTCCACTACGACCGCTTCGGGCGCTCGTTCCCGAAGGAGGCGGGGCGGACCATCCCCTCGAACCCCGACCCGCACCCCGTCACCTACGGGATGGGTCCCGCGATGCTCGTCCGCCGGGAGGTGTGGGAGGCGGTCGGCGGCTTCGACGACCGCCACTTCATGTACGGCGACGACGACTACCTCGGCCTACAGACGTGGCTCCGGGGCTACCGCGTCGAGGTGGTCCCCGAGTCGGTCGTCTACCACGAACGCGAGAACACCGACGGGAGCACGCTCGGCGCGTTCGACGTCTATCAGGACTCCTGGAGTCGGACGCGCACCTACCTGAAGTCCCTGCAGGCGTCCTCGCTCCTCGTCGGCCTCCCCGTGTTCTGTGCGCTCGTGGCGGCACGGGCGGGCAAGGACCTCGCCGTCCGCACCTCGCCCGGCCTCGCCTTCCACCGCCTGCTCGGCGTGTACGACGCCCTCCTCGAAGCGCCCGAACTGCTCCGGGACCGCCGGGCCATCCAGCGCGAGCGCGTCCTCGCGGACAGGGAGTTCCTCGACCCGGTCCGCGGGGAGTGA
- a CDS encoding DUF1616 domain-containing protein: protein MSGRRALTWALAAVLALSVVGVVALAAAPLEPSDPYTEFYVLGENGTAEYPTNLSVGEAGTVVVGVDNHEQESVTYEVVAVLGEREVDRRSVTVGDDETWRGTVEVTPREAGETELRFLLYRGGSDEPYRQLRLTLDVSDDAGDTGPENGSETRSLAPHY from the coding sequence ATGAGCGGACGGCGCGCCCTCACGTGGGCGCTCGCGGCGGTCCTCGCCCTCTCCGTGGTCGGCGTGGTCGCCCTCGCCGCCGCCCCCCTCGAACCGAGCGACCCGTACACCGAGTTCTACGTCCTCGGCGAGAACGGCACGGCGGAGTACCCGACGAACCTCTCGGTCGGGGAGGCGGGAACCGTCGTCGTCGGCGTCGACAACCACGAACAGGAGTCGGTCACCTACGAGGTGGTAGCGGTACTGGGAGAACGGGAAGTCGACCGCCGGTCGGTGACGGTCGGTGACGACGAGACGTGGCGCGGCACCGTCGAGGTGACGCCGCGGGAGGCCGGGGAGACCGAACTCCGCTTCCTTCTCTACCGGGGGGGTTCGGACGAACCGTACCGACAGCTCAGGTTGACGCTCGACGTCTCGGACGACGCCGGCGACACGGGACCGGAGAACGGGTCGGAGACCCGGTCGCTCGCCCCGCACTACTGA